Proteins encoded by one window of Bryobacteraceae bacterium:
- a CDS encoding D-2-hydroxyacid dehydrogenase: MRTATLLLALLPAVLWAQPKKILMFMPPAAVAKYQAKAPGARLVSVTAQTALAEVADADAVIGNITPEMVRKGTKLKWFHVTSAGVERFLYLSSPELANSNITVTNAKIVQGPEIADHALAMLLNLTRGLYKTVPRRGEENWERDRDEYDAIELNEKTAVVIGVGGIGTQIAVRAHAFGMKVIGVDPKDIPILPFIERVVRPDQLDEVIPLADVVFISAPHTRESHKMVGPNQFSKMKKGAYFIAVSRGGLYDMPSLVKALDSRQLAGAGVDVTDPEPLPKGHPLWKFQNAIITPHIATRSDLSPARRDAVLVENLQRFVAGRPLIHVVDKQRGY; encoded by the coding sequence ATGAGAACCGCGACGTTGCTCCTGGCTCTGTTGCCCGCCGTGCTGTGGGCGCAACCGAAGAAGATCCTGATGTTCATGCCGCCGGCGGCGGTGGCGAAGTATCAAGCGAAGGCGCCGGGCGCGCGGCTGGTGAGCGTGACGGCGCAGACGGCGCTTGCCGAAGTGGCGGACGCCGACGCGGTGATCGGCAACATCACGCCGGAGATGGTCCGGAAGGGAACGAAGCTGAAATGGTTTCACGTGACCAGCGCGGGTGTGGAGCGCTTCTTGTACCTGTCGAGCCCGGAGCTGGCGAACTCGAACATCACGGTGACGAACGCGAAGATCGTGCAGGGGCCGGAGATCGCCGACCATGCGCTCGCGATGCTGCTGAACCTCACGCGAGGGCTGTACAAGACAGTGCCGCGCCGTGGCGAGGAGAATTGGGAGCGCGACCGCGACGAGTACGACGCGATCGAGTTGAATGAGAAGACGGCGGTGGTGATCGGCGTGGGCGGCATCGGGACGCAGATCGCGGTGCGGGCGCATGCGTTCGGGATGAAGGTGATCGGGGTGGATCCGAAGGACATCCCGATTCTGCCGTTCATCGAGCGCGTGGTGCGGCCGGACCAGTTGGACGAGGTGATTCCGCTGGCCGATGTGGTTTTCATTTCGGCTCCGCACACGCGGGAGAGCCACAAGATGGTGGGCCCGAACCAGTTCTCAAAGATGAAGAAGGGCGCGTATTTCATCGCGGTGTCGCGGGGCGGGCTGTACGACATGCCGTCGCTGGTGAAGGCGCTCGACAGCCGGCAGTTGGCCGGGGCGGGCGTGGACGTCACCGATCCGGAGCCGCTGCCGAAGGGTCATCCGCTGTGGAAGTTTCAGAACGCGATTATCACTCCGCACATCGCGACGCGCTCGGATCTTTCGCCTGCGCGCCGCGACGCGGTGTTAGTTGAGAACCTGCAGCGGTTCGTGGCAGGGCGGCCGTTGATCCACGTGGTGGACAAACAGCGCGGGTATTGA
- a CDS encoding sulfatase-like hydrolase/transferase: protein MMTRRGFLGAAAAPYVFAQSGRRKPNVLFLFADDMRHSTISALGAPQVRTPNLDKLAGRGVAFTRAHIMGGTSGAVCMPSRAMLHTGRTLFGIEREGQTIASDHTMMGEAFQEAGYHAFGTGKWHNGPAAFSRGFNDGENIFFGGMDDHWNVPVSHYHKAGEYPAPKPHPWDPGTSAGKQINQKVFDRVASGTHSSELFASTIVDFLKKRDRSKPFFAYSAFMAPHDPRTMPKQYLDMYPEAEIRLPENFLPEHPFDNGELRVRDEMLAAIPRDPAETRRHIGAYYAMISHLDAQIGRVLATLEETDAARDTIVVFAADNGLAVGQHGLFGKQNLYDHSVRVPLMMAGPGLPEKQKRTAFCYVLDIFPTLCDLVGVSKPASVQGKSFQTVIEKPSSRTRDHVHTAYRHLQRAVSTDRYKLIEYNVGGKRRNQLFDLWQDPWEKSDLSGAQAKRVQSMRGLLGQWRTELGDTRPEFGGKFWAGG, encoded by the coding sequence ATGATGACGCGGCGGGGATTTCTGGGCGCGGCGGCGGCGCCGTATGTGTTCGCGCAGAGCGGCCGGCGGAAACCGAACGTGCTGTTTCTGTTCGCCGACGACATGCGTCACTCGACGATTTCGGCGTTGGGCGCGCCGCAGGTGCGGACGCCGAACCTCGACAAGCTGGCCGGGCGCGGCGTGGCGTTCACGCGGGCTCACATCATGGGCGGAACGTCGGGCGCGGTGTGCATGCCGTCGCGGGCGATGCTGCACACGGGGCGGACGCTGTTCGGGATCGAACGCGAGGGGCAGACGATCGCGAGCGATCACACGATGATGGGCGAAGCGTTCCAGGAAGCCGGCTATCACGCGTTCGGGACGGGCAAGTGGCACAACGGACCGGCGGCGTTTTCGCGCGGGTTCAACGACGGCGAGAACATCTTTTTCGGCGGGATGGACGACCACTGGAACGTCCCGGTGAGCCACTATCACAAGGCGGGCGAGTATCCGGCGCCGAAGCCGCACCCGTGGGATCCGGGGACGTCAGCGGGCAAGCAGATCAACCAGAAAGTGTTCGACCGGGTGGCGAGCGGCACGCACTCCTCGGAGTTGTTCGCATCGACGATCGTGGATTTTCTGAAGAAGCGGGACCGTTCGAAGCCGTTCTTCGCTTATTCGGCGTTCATGGCTCCACACGATCCGCGGACGATGCCGAAGCAGTACCTCGACATGTATCCGGAGGCGGAGATCCGGCTGCCGGAGAACTTTCTGCCGGAGCATCCGTTCGACAACGGGGAACTACGGGTGCGGGACGAGATGCTGGCGGCGATCCCGCGGGACCCGGCCGAAACGCGGCGGCACATCGGGGCGTACTACGCGATGATCTCGCATCTGGACGCGCAGATCGGGCGAGTGCTGGCAACGCTCGAGGAGACGGACGCGGCGCGGGATACGATCGTGGTGTTCGCGGCGGACAACGGGCTGGCGGTGGGGCAGCACGGGCTTTTCGGGAAGCAGAACCTGTACGACCATTCGGTGCGGGTGCCGCTGATGATGGCGGGTCCGGGGCTGCCGGAGAAGCAGAAGCGGACGGCGTTCTGCTACGTGCTCGATATCTTTCCGACGTTGTGCGATCTGGTGGGCGTTTCGAAACCGGCGTCGGTGCAGGGGAAGAGTTTTCAGACGGTGATCGAGAAGCCGTCTTCGCGGACGCGCGACCACGTGCACACGGCGTATCGTCATCTGCAGCGCGCCGTTTCGACGGACCGGTACAAGCTGATCGAGTACAACGTGGGCGGGAAGCGGCGGAACCAGTTGTTCGATTTGTGGCAGGATCCTTGGGAGAAGAGCGACCTTTCCGGGGCGCAGGCGAAGCGGGTGCAGTCGATGCGCGGGCTGCTCGGGCAGTGGCGGACGGAACTGGGGGACACGCGGCCGGAGTTCGGTGGAAAATTCTGGGCCGGCGGATAG
- a CDS encoding cytochrome c3 family protein: MRLAAALMAVAALAQDARVLAPPDGAVFAEGAAIRVIARVPEGAAVTVDGKPAALESPHAGVAAGVVKLGPGEHRIAAGGSAVKIAVGGGAATFRAHPPVDDCTSCHMVRGGRWRFLRASLSNVCSNCHAKDAFAAKHTHQMDTLPDCQMCHDAHGGTAAALMKMSRDKACAQCHSLQK, translated from the coding sequence ATGAGGCTCGCCGCGGCGCTGATGGCGGTTGCGGCCCTGGCGCAGGACGCGCGTGTGCTGGCGCCGCCGGATGGCGCGGTGTTCGCGGAGGGCGCGGCGATTCGCGTGATCGCGCGTGTACCCGAAGGCGCGGCGGTGACGGTGGACGGGAAGCCGGCGGCGCTCGAATCGCCGCACGCAGGCGTGGCGGCGGGCGTGGTGAAGCTCGGGCCCGGCGAGCACCGGATCGCGGCGGGAGGATCGGCAGTGAAGATCGCGGTGGGGGGCGGCGCGGCGACGTTCCGCGCGCATCCGCCGGTGGACGACTGCACGTCGTGCCACATGGTGCGCGGCGGGCGGTGGCGTTTTCTGCGTGCGTCGCTTTCGAACGTCTGTTCGAACTGCCACGCCAAAGACGCCTTCGCGGCGAAGCACACGCACCAGATGGATACGCTGCCGGATTGCCAGATGTGTCACGACGCGCATGGCGGAACGGCGGCGGCACTGATGAAGATGAGCCGCGACAAAGCCTGCGCGCAGTGCCACAGTCTTCAGAAATAG
- a CDS encoding DUF1501 domain-containing protein translates to MTDPKPIRDCVANETRRQFFSRSARGLGGLALAGLMRGEGGGLAGLPHFAPKAKRAIYLHMVGAPPQMDLLDHKPKMAEWFDKDLPDTIRRGQRLTTMTSGQSRFPIAPSIFKFNQHGQNGTWISELLPNTAKMVDDISIIRSMHTEAINHEPAITFIQTGFMIPGKPCIGSWIAYGLGSMNRDLPSFVVLNASHSHPKANVQAISARLWSAGFLSAQYAGVALRAAGDPVLYISNPDGVDAGVRRRMLDALGELNQIEYQKLADPETRARIEQYEMAFRMQSSVPELTEISKEPESTYQMYGEEARKPGTYAYTLLMARRLMERGVRFVQVYQRGWDVHGNLPEVLPSQCRDVDRANWALVQDLKERGMLDETLVIWGGEFGRTIYSQGKLTADDYGRDHHPRCFSLWLAGGGIKGGVVHGETDEFAYNIVRDPVHVRDLQATLLHCFGVDHSRFTYKYQGLDQRLTGVEPAAPVKAVLA, encoded by the coding sequence GGCTGGCGCTGGCCGGGCTGATGCGCGGGGAAGGGGGCGGTCTCGCCGGGCTGCCGCACTTCGCGCCGAAGGCCAAACGCGCGATCTACCTGCACATGGTGGGGGCTCCGCCGCAGATGGACCTGCTCGACCACAAGCCGAAGATGGCGGAGTGGTTCGACAAGGATCTTCCGGACACGATCCGGCGCGGGCAGCGGCTGACGACGATGACGTCCGGGCAGAGCCGTTTTCCGATCGCGCCTTCGATTTTCAAGTTCAACCAGCACGGGCAGAACGGGACGTGGATTTCCGAACTGCTACCGAACACAGCGAAGATGGTGGACGATATCTCGATCATCCGGTCCATGCATACCGAGGCGATCAACCATGAGCCGGCGATCACCTTTATCCAGACGGGCTTCATGATTCCGGGCAAGCCTTGCATCGGGTCATGGATCGCGTACGGGCTGGGGAGCATGAACCGCGACCTGCCTTCGTTCGTGGTGTTGAACGCGTCGCACTCGCATCCGAAGGCGAACGTGCAGGCGATTTCGGCGCGGCTGTGGAGCGCGGGGTTCCTTTCGGCGCAGTACGCGGGCGTGGCGCTGCGGGCGGCGGGCGACCCGGTGCTCTACATCAGCAATCCGGACGGCGTGGACGCGGGGGTGCGACGGCGGATGCTCGACGCACTGGGTGAGTTGAACCAGATCGAGTATCAGAAGCTGGCGGATCCGGAGACGCGGGCTCGCATTGAGCAATACGAGATGGCGTTCCGGATGCAGTCGTCGGTGCCGGAGTTGACCGAGATCAGCAAGGAGCCGGAGAGCACTTACCAGATGTACGGCGAGGAGGCGCGGAAGCCCGGAACCTATGCGTACACGCTGCTGATGGCGCGGCGGCTGATGGAGCGCGGCGTGCGTTTCGTGCAGGTGTATCAGCGCGGATGGGACGTGCATGGGAATTTGCCGGAGGTGCTGCCGTCGCAGTGCAGGGACGTGGACCGGGCGAACTGGGCGCTGGTGCAGGATTTGAAAGAGCGGGGGATGCTCGATGAGACGCTGGTGATCTGGGGCGGCGAATTCGGGCGGACGATTTACTCGCAGGGCAAATTGACGGCGGACGACTACGGGCGGGATCATCATCCGCGGTGCTTCTCGTTGTGGCTGGCCGGCGGCGGCATCAAGGGCGGCGTGGTGCATGGAGAGACGGACGAGTTCGCGTACAACATCGTGCGCGACCCGGTGCATGTGCGGGATCTGCAGGCGACGCTGCTGCACTGCTTCGGCGTGGATCACTCACGGTTTACTTACAAGTACCAGGGGCTGGACCAGCGGTTGACGGGCGTGGAGCCGGCGGCGCCGGTGAAGGCCGTGCTCGCATGA
- a CDS encoding Spy/CpxP family protein refolding chaperone produces the protein MKQAILILAAGAASIAFAQPPGPQNGPRPVPVLDEVKAYLQLTDAQVQSLQQMQQTVRESNQSIAREIGQKRQSLAQQLDSGAASAATVGQLMIDIRALENRIQQSMATARTQAVASLADAQKTRLAALDAAAKLNREIGQARGLNLLAPPENPGPGVGIGPAFGPGRGPGAPAGFGPRPSRRSPPPVE, from the coding sequence ATGAAACAAGCAATCCTGATTCTCGCCGCCGGCGCCGCGTCCATCGCGTTCGCCCAGCCCCCCGGCCCCCAGAACGGCCCGCGTCCAGTGCCCGTGCTCGATGAGGTGAAGGCCTACCTGCAACTCACCGACGCGCAGGTGCAATCGCTCCAGCAGATGCAGCAAACTGTGCGCGAGAGCAATCAATCGATCGCGCGGGAGATCGGCCAGAAGCGGCAGTCGCTCGCGCAGCAGCTTGACTCCGGCGCCGCCAGCGCGGCTACCGTCGGCCAACTGATGATCGATATCCGCGCCCTCGAGAACCGCATTCAGCAATCGATGGCCACCGCGCGGACCCAGGCCGTGGCCAGCCTCGCCGACGCGCAGAAGACCAGGCTCGCCGCCCTTGATGCGGCTGCGAAGTTGAATCGCGAAATCGGCCAGGCTCGCGGGTTGAATCTGCTCGCGCCGCCGGAGAATCCCGGACCCGGCGTCGGCATCGGCCCCGCCTTCGGTCCTGGCCGCGGGCCTGGCGCACCGGCTGGCTTCGGTCCGCGGCCCAGCCGCCGCAGTCCGCCGCCCGTCGAGTAG
- a CDS encoding alpha-hydroxy acid oxidase, which yields MYSRRSALRGLIGLYGARAFADIDYSDPLYGPINIYDFRDAARKKLDPMAWDYLEGGAEDEFSLRDAREAFNDIIIRPKMLVDTHKIDTSLELFGNKLEFPIILDPAGGKNCFFPKGELEVARGAAAAKALHITNGGIDDLIESGKGPAAWWQLTTGGNIMTKENRRRLLERLEDLGCSAICFTVDIMHVSHRERDIHNGFERSWCESGLPKRDLSGMLPKAKNPWRTGLWPERPSPLATWATLADLCSESKIPVVVKGIMRGDDAALCVKNGAKGVIVSTHGGRQLDHAGATIDALPECVAAVEGKIPVLCDGGFRRGTDVLKGLALGATAIAVARPYLYGLAAFGQRGVARVIELLKTELALDMGLSGVANLAAIDRTMVRYRRERG from the coding sequence ATGTACAGCCGCCGTTCCGCACTCCGTGGATTGATCGGGCTCTATGGCGCCCGGGCCTTCGCCGATATCGACTATTCGGATCCGCTCTACGGTCCGATCAACATCTACGATTTCCGCGATGCGGCGCGGAAGAAGCTGGACCCGATGGCGTGGGATTACCTCGAGGGCGGCGCGGAGGACGAATTCTCGCTGCGCGACGCGCGGGAGGCGTTCAACGACATCATCATCCGCCCGAAGATGCTCGTCGACACGCACAAGATCGACACGTCGCTCGAGTTGTTCGGCAATAAGCTCGAGTTCCCGATCATCCTCGATCCGGCGGGCGGCAAGAACTGCTTTTTCCCCAAGGGCGAGCTGGAAGTGGCGCGCGGCGCGGCGGCGGCCAAGGCGCTGCACATCACCAACGGCGGCATCGACGATCTGATCGAATCCGGAAAAGGCCCGGCGGCGTGGTGGCAGTTGACCACGGGCGGCAACATCATGACAAAGGAGAACCGGCGGCGGCTGCTCGAACGGTTGGAAGACCTGGGCTGCTCGGCGATTTGTTTCACGGTGGACATCATGCACGTGTCGCACCGGGAGCGCGATATTCACAACGGGTTCGAGCGGTCGTGGTGCGAGTCCGGGCTGCCGAAGCGGGACTTGAGCGGAATGCTGCCGAAGGCGAAGAACCCGTGGCGGACGGGACTGTGGCCGGAGCGCCCGTCGCCGTTGGCGACATGGGCGACGCTGGCGGACCTGTGTTCGGAATCGAAGATTCCGGTGGTGGTGAAAGGGATCATGCGCGGCGACGATGCGGCGTTGTGCGTAAAGAACGGGGCGAAGGGGGTGATCGTTTCGACGCACGGCGGGCGTCAGCTCGACCACGCCGGCGCAACGATCGACGCGCTGCCGGAGTGCGTGGCGGCGGTGGAGGGGAAGATCCCGGTGTTGTGCGACGGCGGATTCCGGCGCGGCACCGATGTTTTGAAGGGGCTGGCGCTGGGCGCGACGGCGATCGCGGTGGCGCGGCCCTATCTGTACGGGCTGGCGGCATTCGGGCAGCGGGGAGTAGCGCGCGTGATCGAGTTGTTGAAGACGGAACTGGCTCTCGATATGGGTCTATCGGGGGTTGCGAACCTCGCGGCGATAGACCGGACGATGGTGCGCTACCGGCGGGAGCGCGGATGA